The Cellulomonas sp. S1-8 genome has a window encoding:
- a CDS encoding phosphotransferase family protein — MVDTGSSGAVVTIVTLPCGTRRAVKSARWGRVSAPQQAAARDRIAPHFPGRLPQVLHASRRRGRDVLVTECPSATTLADVHATDPARAVRIWRDVVEDLERIWRSTAVPGFTPALATRSHSMRWRRAVQGLEWALPALGLGPGDTLDTRLVVNGRDHGALGAALDRLAGVPAPAVHVTCQGDPQPRNVLVEPDDRWHLVDWEWAGTHHDWRMLLSHVIGWWQVEGLLEGSRGSVRTSAPGRAELTYDLPDSPRADVLAPGLAAFESMTDPHRRDADATALAHHTAMLYLREVPRVVPERPWLAAPLIGEAVRLVTAR; from the coding sequence ATGGTGGACACCGGGTCGTCCGGCGCCGTCGTCACGATCGTCACGCTCCCGTGCGGCACACGACGTGCCGTGAAGTCCGCCCGCTGGGGCCGCGTGTCGGCCCCCCAGCAGGCCGCGGCGCGCGACCGTATCGCGCCCCACTTCCCGGGCCGGCTGCCGCAGGTGCTGCACGCGAGCCGCCGCCGCGGGCGCGACGTCCTCGTGACCGAGTGCCCCTCGGCCACCACCTTGGCCGACGTGCACGCCACCGACCCGGCGCGGGCCGTCCGCATCTGGCGCGACGTCGTCGAGGACCTCGAACGGATCTGGCGCTCCACCGCGGTCCCCGGCTTCACGCCGGCACTGGCGACGCGGAGCCACTCGATGCGGTGGCGGCGTGCGGTCCAGGGGCTCGAGTGGGCGCTCCCCGCGCTCGGGCTCGGACCCGGCGACACCCTCGACACACGCCTCGTCGTCAACGGACGTGACCACGGTGCGCTCGGTGCGGCGCTCGACCGGCTCGCCGGCGTCCCCGCCCCGGCCGTGCACGTGACCTGCCAGGGCGACCCCCAACCGCGCAACGTCCTCGTCGAGCCCGACGACCGGTGGCACCTCGTCGACTGGGAGTGGGCGGGGACTCACCACGACTGGCGGATGCTCCTCAGCCACGTCATCGGGTGGTGGCAGGTCGAAGGGCTCCTCGAGGGCTCGCGGGGCAGCGTGAGGACCTCCGCACCCGGCCGCGCGGAGCTGACCTACGACCTCCCCGACTCGCCCCGCGCCGACGTGCTCGCCCCCGGCCTGGCCGCCTTCGAGTCCATGACGGACCCGCACCGACGGGACGCGGACGCCACGGCACTGGCGCACCACACGGCGATGCTGTATCTGCGTGAGGTCCCACGCGTCGTGCCGGAGCGCCCGTGGCTCGCGGCGCCTCTCATCGGGGAGGCGGTGCGGCTCGTCACCGCACGGTAG
- a CDS encoding AMP-binding enzyme, whose protein sequence is MLEQPTARTVAAAVHGLDGWAGVVELLGAGDRRSQKPVTPPPAGGVAAVAATAWRVHTSGTSGRRSWTDHTWTTLSAGVRQGAGGGPRRRWGLLFPACRMAGLQVIAQARTTGDVLVDPTHLTNLADQIAFLAEHGVDALSATPTRWRQLLRMSGTDLLHLAQVTLGGETVDQPLLDALRARFSARVTHVYASTEAGSCFAVHDGRAGFPVGRLGDELQVRDGVLHVRAPWSITAGPDGFVCTGDLVTVDGDRAYFRGRRSGVLNVGGEKVSPEVVEVVLREHPAVVDAVATGRPNTFCGTVVVARVVPVDEQHPPRQGELRRWVAERLTGAHVPAVIDVVPHLTQTTAGKAARA, encoded by the coding sequence GTGCTGGAGCAGCCGACCGCCCGGACCGTCGCGGCGGCCGTGCACGGACTCGACGGGTGGGCGGGAGTGGTCGAGCTCCTCGGAGCGGGCGACCGCAGGTCACAGAAGCCGGTGACGCCGCCCCCGGCAGGTGGCGTGGCGGCCGTGGCCGCCACGGCGTGGCGGGTCCACACGTCAGGGACGTCGGGTCGCCGGTCCTGGACCGACCACACGTGGACCACCCTGAGCGCCGGGGTGCGGCAGGGCGCGGGCGGGGGGCCACGGCGCCGGTGGGGGCTGCTCTTCCCCGCCTGCCGGATGGCGGGCCTGCAGGTGATCGCCCAGGCGCGGACGACCGGTGACGTCCTGGTCGACCCGACGCACCTCACGAACCTCGCGGACCAGATCGCCTTCCTCGCCGAGCACGGGGTCGACGCCCTGTCGGCGACCCCGACACGGTGGCGCCAGCTCCTGCGGATGTCCGGGACCGACCTCCTGCACCTCGCCCAGGTGACCCTCGGCGGCGAGACCGTCGATCAGCCGCTGCTGGACGCGCTGCGTGCGCGTTTCAGCGCCCGCGTCACGCACGTGTACGCGTCGACGGAGGCGGGCAGCTGCTTCGCCGTGCACGACGGGCGTGCAGGTTTCCCCGTGGGCCGGCTCGGTGACGAGCTCCAGGTCCGCGACGGCGTGCTCCACGTACGGGCCCCGTGGAGCATCACGGCCGGGCCGGACGGGTTCGTGTGCACGGGCGACCTCGTCACGGTCGACGGCGACCGCGCGTACTTCCGGGGCCGGCGGTCCGGTGTCCTCAACGTCGGTGGCGAGAAGGTGTCGCCCGAGGTGGTCGAGGTGGTCCTGCGCGAGCACCCCGCTGTTGTCGACGCCGTGGCCACCGGCCGGCCGAACACGTTCTGCGGCACGGTCGTCGTGGCCCGGGTCGTCCCCGTCGACGAGCAGCACCCCCCACGTCAGGGCGAGCTGCGCCGCTGGGTCGCGGAGCGGCTGACCGGCGCGCACGTGCCGGCGGTCATCGACGTCGTGCCTCACCTCACCCAGACCACGGCAGGAAAGGCGGCACGCGCATGA
- a CDS encoding SDR family NAD(P)-dependent oxidoreductase: MSGQQRTTTAEQDRRVIVVTGTSSGLGRAVAGRLVADGYVVVGIARRDVEEAEVGVGYRHVRADLGRLDALPALVREVVAEHGAPYGLVNNAAGAVAGVLPNLTDDQVRHAVELDLLSPLLLTKHLVRPMISRGVGRIVNVSSIVAESGFRGLSVYGAAKAGLVGFTRSLARDVGARGVTVNAVAPGFLDTAMTGTMDDDTVQRVRNRSPLKRFATVDEVGAAVAYLLSDGAAGVTGTVLTVDAGSTA; encoded by the coding sequence ATGAGCGGGCAGCAGCGCACCACCACGGCGGAGCAGGACCGCCGCGTCATCGTGGTCACCGGCACCAGCAGCGGGCTCGGACGCGCCGTCGCGGGCCGTCTGGTGGCGGACGGCTACGTCGTCGTCGGCATCGCGCGCAGGGACGTCGAGGAGGCCGAGGTCGGGGTCGGCTACCGCCACGTCCGCGCCGACCTCGGCCGGCTCGACGCACTGCCGGCGCTCGTGCGCGAGGTCGTCGCCGAGCACGGCGCGCCCTACGGGCTGGTGAACAACGCGGCCGGTGCGGTCGCCGGGGTGCTGCCCAACCTCACCGACGACCAGGTGCGCCACGCCGTCGAGCTGGACCTGCTGTCTCCTCTGCTTCTCACCAAGCACCTGGTGCGTCCGATGATCTCGCGCGGGGTGGGCAGGATCGTCAACGTCTCGTCGATCGTCGCCGAGAGCGGGTTCCGGGGACTGTCGGTGTACGGCGCCGCGAAGGCGGGCCTGGTGGGCTTCACGCGTTCGCTCGCTCGCGACGTCGGCGCACGGGGCGTCACCGTCAACGCGGTCGCACCCGGGTTCCTCGACACCGCGATGACGGGGACGATGGACGACGACACCGTGCAACGGGTCCGCAACCGGAGCCCGCTCAAGAGGTTCGCGACGGTCGACGAGGTGGGTGCCGCGGTCGCCTACCTGCTGTCGGACGGTGCGGCCGGTGTGACCGGCACCGTTCTCACCGTCGATGCGGGGTCGACGGCATGA
- a CDS encoding acyl carrier protein yields the protein MTPTTTPTSRASSAGTTKERLVSDTQDVRAAVVGVLEALLIEDGVEHPELTDDVDLSDVGLDSLGFAVLITRLEDELDRNPFVTIEGVEAPRTVGSLVALYQPGHAPA from the coding sequence ATGACGCCGACGACCACCCCCACCAGCCGCGCGTCGAGCGCGGGAACCACCAAGGAGAGACTCGTGTCGGACACGCAAGATGTGCGGGCAGCGGTCGTCGGCGTGCTGGAGGCGCTGCTGATCGAGGACGGGGTGGAGCACCCGGAGCTCACGGACGACGTCGACCTGAGCGACGTCGGCCTCGACAGCCTCGGGTTCGCGGTCCTCATCACACGTCTCGAGGACGAGCTGGACCGCAACCCGTTCGTCACGATCGAGGGCGTCGAGGCGCCGCGCACCGTCGGGTCGCTCGTCGCGCTCTACCAGCCGGGCCACGCGCCGGCGTGA
- a CDS encoding HAD family hydrolase: MPRTAGPTLVALDIDGTIADDAGTISRGVVAAVRTAQAVGHHVVLATGRSLVGLAPVLRQLDSADGWAVMSNGALLVRVGGGGPVGYRVEAARLFDPCAVVTRAVELVPEVAVGAEEVGSGWRFSRPLPTRPPRGTLRWASLVELRTTPATKVALVAPGIGRFVDVLAATGATVTTVGQDWLDVVGPGVSKAAALEDLRCRLGVPLAATLAVGNGSNDVAMLCWAARSYATADAPSAVRAAASDVCAAVADDGVVDVLRSLDDPARR; the protein is encoded by the coding sequence GTGCCCCGGACCGCCGGACCGACCCTCGTCGCCCTCGACATCGACGGCACGATCGCCGACGACGCCGGGACGATCAGCCGCGGCGTCGTGGCCGCCGTCCGCACCGCGCAGGCCGTGGGGCACCACGTGGTGCTCGCGACCGGCCGGTCGCTGGTCGGTCTCGCACCGGTCCTGCGGCAGCTCGACAGTGCGGACGGCTGGGCCGTCATGTCGAACGGCGCGCTGCTGGTGCGGGTCGGCGGCGGCGGACCCGTCGGGTACCGGGTGGAGGCGGCGCGGCTGTTCGACCCGTGCGCCGTCGTCACCCGTGCCGTGGAGCTCGTGCCCGAGGTGGCGGTCGGCGCGGAGGAGGTGGGTTCCGGGTGGCGGTTCTCGCGTCCTCTCCCGACGAGGCCGCCGCGGGGCACATTGCGCTGGGCGTCCCTCGTGGAGCTGCGCACGACCCCCGCCACCAAGGTCGCGCTGGTCGCGCCCGGGATCGGCCGCTTCGTCGACGTGCTGGCCGCGACCGGCGCGACCGTGACGACGGTCGGCCAGGACTGGCTCGACGTCGTCGGGCCCGGGGTCTCCAAGGCCGCCGCCCTGGAAGACCTCCGGTGTCGCCTGGGGGTGCCGCTCGCCGCGACGCTCGCCGTCGGCAACGGGAGCAACGACGTCGCGATGCTGTGCTGGGCCGCTCGGTCCTACGCGACCGCGGATGCACCCTCGGCCGTGCGGGCCGCGGCGAGCGACGTGTGCGCTGCGGTGGCGGACGACGGTGTCGTCGACGTGCTGCGCTCGCTCGACGACCCTGCACGGCGCTGA
- a CDS encoding ABC transporter ATP-binding protein has protein sequence MSRRSTVEDPARHANVRQLVRAHRRRFTVSYVCQVIGGVAPLVQVLLLRSVIDGLVQDRTTGSDVAWQIAGMLGLGLLGVWMTYAARVVSTRAAGEVIADMQSSMFRRLTTMPIQFYTTVRPGAIVSRLTSDANGAEAMYTSVVPVVVSGVTTIVASVVIVALVDPRLLVLLVVIPVAIAYVRRAEARINQLIARSFDVTKDLASSAETFVSRDGAVLARQNGQTEREQRHFEEKTRELAGLTAATAKAAATSGASYGAAFVVITAGALAMGVWLVAEQNVTVGSVILIVLYLQQLQAPVQSLLGTRYPRMRSTIALDRVEAVLAAGSGDTPAARPAGTTPTEQPRAGQPAPALRMRGTRYRYPPVSSYSIEGLSHAGDALSISFLPITGLGGDDRGPTADARPGAARTDALDGIDLTVDRGEVVAIVGSSGAGKSTLAGIAAGLLDCDEGTVEIAGNAIQSLDEQQRAALIAYIPQEPYVLHASVRDNLRYANPDATDSELLDVCRAVALDELVAQLDDGLDSVIGEKGHRLSGGERQRIAIARAALKRPAFVVLDEPTAHLDTATEAHVRAAMDQLFAGAGILMIAHRLSTVRQADRIVVLEAGRIVQAGRHEELAEQEGRYRVLLSSSVSS, from the coding sequence GTGAGCCGGCGGAGCACCGTCGAAGACCCCGCCCGGCACGCGAACGTCCGGCAGCTGGTCCGCGCCCACCGCAGACGGTTCACGGTCTCGTACGTCTGCCAGGTGATCGGTGGCGTCGCCCCGCTGGTCCAGGTCCTCCTGCTGCGGTCGGTCATCGACGGGCTCGTCCAGGACAGGACCACCGGCAGCGACGTCGCCTGGCAGATCGCCGGGATGCTCGGCCTCGGTCTACTCGGCGTATGGATGACCTACGCGGCGCGGGTCGTCTCGACCCGGGCGGCCGGCGAGGTCATCGCAGACATGCAGTCGTCGATGTTCCGCCGCCTGACGACCATGCCGATCCAGTTCTACACGACGGTCCGGCCGGGGGCGATCGTCAGCCGCCTGACCAGTGACGCCAACGGCGCCGAGGCCATGTACACGTCCGTCGTCCCCGTCGTCGTCTCGGGCGTGACGACCATCGTCGCCTCGGTGGTCATCGTCGCGCTCGTCGACCCGCGGCTCCTGGTGCTGCTCGTCGTCATCCCGGTCGCCATCGCCTACGTGCGCCGCGCGGAGGCACGGATCAACCAGCTCATCGCGCGGTCGTTCGACGTCACGAAGGACCTCGCGTCGTCCGCAGAGACGTTCGTGAGCCGGGACGGGGCCGTCCTCGCCCGCCAGAACGGGCAGACGGAGCGCGAGCAGCGCCACTTCGAGGAGAAGACGCGCGAGCTCGCCGGGCTGACCGCGGCCACCGCGAAGGCCGCGGCGACGTCGGGCGCCAGCTACGGTGCCGCCTTCGTCGTCATCACCGCCGGAGCCCTCGCCATGGGGGTGTGGCTCGTGGCCGAGCAGAACGTCACGGTCGGCAGCGTCATCCTCATCGTGCTGTACCTCCAGCAGCTGCAGGCCCCGGTGCAGAGCCTGCTCGGCACGCGCTACCCCAGGATGCGGTCGACGATCGCGCTCGACCGCGTCGAGGCCGTCCTCGCCGCAGGTTCCGGCGACACCCCTGCCGCACGGCCGGCCGGCACGACGCCCACCGAGCAGCCGCGTGCGGGACAGCCGGCGCCCGCTCTGCGCATGCGTGGCACGCGGTACCGGTACCCCCCGGTGTCCTCGTACTCCATCGAGGGCCTCTCCCACGCCGGGGACGCGCTGTCCATCTCCTTCCTGCCGATCACCGGCCTCGGCGGGGACGACCGCGGCCCCACGGCGGACGCCCGGCCCGGCGCCGCACGCACCGACGCGCTCGACGGCATCGACCTGACGGTCGATCGGGGGGAGGTCGTCGCGATCGTCGGCTCCTCCGGTGCCGGCAAGTCGACGCTCGCGGGCATCGCCGCCGGTCTGCTCGACTGCGACGAGGGCACCGTCGAGATCGCCGGCAACGCGATCCAGTCCCTCGACGAGCAGCAGCGTGCCGCGCTCATCGCGTACATCCCGCAGGAGCCGTACGTGCTCCACGCGAGCGTCCGTGACAACCTCCGGTACGCGAACCCCGACGCCACGGACAGCGAGCTGCTCGACGTGTGCCGGGCGGTCGCCCTCGACGAGCTCGTCGCGCAGCTGGACGACGGCCTCGACTCGGTGATCGGCGAGAAGGGCCACCGCCTCTCGGGCGGTGAGCGGCAGCGGATCGCCATCGCCCGGGCAGCCCTCAAGCGCCCGGCCTTCGTCGTGCTCGACGAGCCGACCGCCCACCTCGACACGGCCACGGAGGCACACGTGCGTGCGGCGATGGATCAGCTGTTCGCCGGGGCGGGGATCCTCATGATCGCCCACCGGCTGTCGACGGTCCGGCAGGCGGACCGGATCGTGGTGCTCGAGGCCGGTCGGATCGTGCAGGCCGGCCGTCACGAGGAGCTGGCGGAGCAGGAGGGCCGGTACCGCGTGCTGCTGAGCTCGTCCGTCTCGTCGTGA
- the fabI gene encoding enoyl-ACP reductase FabI, with the protein MGLLDGKSILVTGVLTEGSIAFHVARLAQEQGADVVLTSFGRQFRLTEAIARRLPAPAPVVELDVTSTQDLADLATRVAAHVPRLDGVVHSIGFAPQSVLGGRFLEAAWEDVSTALHVSAYSLKALAVAARPLLGPGSSVVGLTFDARYAWPVYDWMGVAKAAFEATSRYLARDLGPEGVRVNLVSAGPVRTTAATSIPGFDTIERGWDARAPLGWDVRDAGPSARAVVALLSDWFPATTGEVVHVDGGAHAMG; encoded by the coding sequence ATGGGACTGCTCGACGGTAAGTCCATCCTGGTCACCGGCGTCCTCACCGAGGGGTCGATCGCGTTCCACGTCGCGCGGCTCGCGCAGGAGCAGGGCGCCGACGTGGTGCTGACGTCCTTCGGCCGGCAGTTCCGGCTGACCGAGGCCATCGCGCGGCGCCTGCCCGCACCGGCCCCCGTCGTCGAGCTGGACGTGACGTCGACGCAGGACCTGGCCGACCTGGCGACGCGGGTCGCGGCGCACGTCCCGCGGCTCGACGGCGTCGTGCACTCGATCGGCTTCGCACCGCAGTCCGTGCTGGGCGGGCGGTTCCTCGAGGCGGCCTGGGAGGACGTGAGCACGGCGCTCCACGTCTCCGCGTACTCGCTCAAGGCGCTGGCCGTGGCGGCCCGCCCGCTGCTGGGTCCCGGCTCCTCGGTGGTGGGTCTGACGTTCGACGCGCGCTACGCCTGGCCGGTGTACGACTGGATGGGCGTGGCCAAGGCGGCGTTCGAGGCGACGTCGCGGTACCTCGCGCGGGACCTGGGACCCGAGGGGGTCCGGGTCAACCTGGTGTCCGCCGGTCCCGTCAGGACGACCGCCGCCACGTCGATCCCGGGCTTCGACACCATCGAGCGGGGGTGGGACGCGCGCGCCCCGCTGGGCTGGGACGTCCGCGACGCCGGGCCCAGCGCGCGCGCGGTCGTCGCCCTGCTGTCCGACTGGTTCCCGGCCACCACAGGAGAGGTCGTGCACGTCGACGGTGGCGCGCACGCGATGGGATGA
- a CDS encoding nitronate monooxygenase produces the protein MSARHAGPWPTIIQGGMGVAVSSWTMARAVSLAGQLGVVSGTALDVVLARRLQDGDVGGHLRRALAHFPVPAIAQRILDRYLRPGGRPPGQPYLPVPKLNARPSARGSELGTVGAFAEVWLAKEGHDAPVGINLLEKVQLATPSVLYGAMLAGVDVVLMGAGIPTQIPRLLDRLAGHEESSLDLHVDGATTRHGVGFDPRALTGVVLARLRRPRFLAIVSAHVLAAHLVREEVTRPDGFVIEGWRAGGHNAPPRGRMVLDDQGQPVFGPRDDADLAKVADIGLPFWLAGGTGSPEGLRDALRAGATGVQCGSLFALAEESGLDDTLRAQMLAALRAGTLEVRTDPRASPTRFPFKVVSLPGTQSDDAVYAARPRLCDIGHLRTPYERTDGSLGYRCPGEPVATYVEKGGPEAETAGRKCVCNALLAGAGLGQVRRDGYRETALVTLGSDVEGPTRMLAEHPEGWTAADVVAFLLDGSGGVPSSTTPGGPDSAV, from the coding sequence ATGTCCGCCCGCCACGCGGGTCCGTGGCCGACGATCATCCAGGGCGGGATGGGGGTCGCCGTCTCCTCCTGGACGATGGCGCGCGCCGTGTCGCTCGCCGGCCAGCTCGGCGTGGTGTCCGGGACGGCGCTCGACGTCGTCCTCGCCCGCAGGCTGCAGGACGGCGACGTGGGGGGGCACCTGCGGCGCGCGCTCGCGCACTTCCCCGTGCCGGCGATCGCGCAGCGGATCCTCGACCGGTACCTGCGTCCCGGCGGACGTCCGCCCGGCCAGCCGTACCTGCCCGTGCCGAAGCTCAACGCCCGCCCGTCCGCCCGTGGCAGCGAGCTGGGCACGGTGGGGGCGTTCGCCGAGGTGTGGCTGGCCAAGGAGGGTCACGACGCGCCGGTGGGGATCAACCTCCTGGAGAAGGTCCAGCTGGCGACGCCGAGCGTGCTCTACGGCGCGATGCTCGCGGGCGTGGACGTCGTCCTCATGGGTGCGGGCATCCCCACCCAGATCCCGCGCCTGCTCGACCGCCTGGCCGGGCACGAGGAGAGCTCCCTGGACCTGCACGTCGACGGTGCCACCACGCGGCACGGCGTCGGCTTCGACCCCCGCGCCCTCACCGGGGTCGTGCTGGCCAGGCTCCGCCGGCCGCGGTTCCTGGCCATCGTCTCGGCGCACGTGCTGGCCGCCCACCTGGTCCGGGAGGAGGTGACCCGGCCGGACGGGTTCGTGATCGAGGGCTGGCGGGCCGGCGGGCACAACGCGCCCCCGCGTGGCCGCATGGTCCTCGACGACCAGGGGCAGCCGGTGTTCGGGCCTCGCGACGACGCCGACCTGGCCAAGGTGGCCGACATCGGCCTGCCGTTCTGGCTCGCCGGCGGCACGGGGAGCCCCGAAGGTCTGCGCGACGCGCTCCGCGCCGGCGCGACCGGCGTCCAGTGCGGCTCGCTGTTCGCCCTGGCCGAGGAGTCCGGCCTCGACGACACCCTGCGTGCGCAGATGCTCGCCGCGTTGCGCGCCGGGACGCTCGAGGTCCGCACCGACCCGCGGGCGTCGCCGACGCGCTTCCCGTTCAAGGTCGTCTCCCTGCCCGGGACGCAGTCCGACGACGCGGTGTACGCGGCCCGGCCGCGGCTGTGCGACATCGGCCACCTACGGACGCCCTACGAGCGGACGGACGGGTCGCTGGGCTACCGGTGCCCGGGTGAGCCGGTCGCGACGTACGTCGAGAAGGGCGGGCCGGAGGCGGAGACCGCCGGACGCAAGTGCGTGTGCAACGCGCTGCTGGCCGGTGCCGGGCTCGGTCAGGTCCGACGCGACGGGTACCGCGAGACGGCCCTCGTCACGCTGGGCTCGGACGTCGAAGGGCCGACCCGGATGCTCGCGGAGCACCCGGAGGGCTGGACCGCCGCCGACGTGGTCGCCTTCCTCCTGGACGGCTCCGGCGGCGTTCCGTCGAGCACGACGCCCGGCGGGCCCGACAGCGCCGTGTGA
- a CDS encoding VOC family protein, whose translation MACRISELVLDAADPEGLAVFWCGVLGYVEVGRESDGSIEIGPPDVGFGGPQPTIVLSPSSEPRRGKLPLHLDVSPTDRDQDAELVRLLALGARPVDVGQPADATWHVLADPEGNEFCLLRTRLPPV comes from the coding sequence ATGGCCTGCCGCATCAGTGAGCTCGTCCTCGACGCCGCCGACCCCGAGGGTCTGGCCGTCTTCTGGTGCGGCGTCCTGGGGTACGTCGAGGTGGGGCGCGAGAGCGACGGCAGCATCGAGATCGGGCCGCCCGACGTGGGTTTCGGGGGCCCGCAGCCGACGATCGTCCTCAGCCCCAGCAGCGAGCCGCGCCGCGGCAAGCTCCCGCTGCACCTCGACGTCAGCCCCACGGACCGGGACCAGGACGCGGAGCTCGTCCGGCTGCTCGCACTGGGCGCGCGACCCGTCGACGTCGGTCAGCCCGCCGATGCGACCTGGCACGTCCTGGCCGACCCGGAGGGCAACGAGTTCTGCCTGCTGCGCACCCGGCTCCCCCCGGTCTGA